The Shewanella japonica genome has a window encoding:
- a CDS encoding vWA domain-containing protein: protein MFSITWPWLLLLLPLPFFIKSKQVSKNTGGHLQLPGISEAQISVSSTPKKPNRKAYWFMWLCLICALIRPQWLGEPIELPSEGRDVMLAVDLSGSMQIEDMVINGKTVDRLTLIKHVIGDFIERRNGDRLGLILFADHAYLQAPLTQDRRSVAQFLADSEIGLVGKQTAIGESIALAVRRFDMVNDSNRVLILLTDGSNNAGNIEPEVAARIAAKRNVTIYTVGVGAEVLERRSIFGTERVNPSLDLDEEQLQNLADMTNGHYFRARNSEELAQIYQKIDELEPVSRDQLTYRPKSELFYWPLLFAILMSVVISIRSQFSFSKISSRGGK, encoded by the coding sequence ATGTTCTCAATAACATGGCCTTGGTTGTTATTGCTTTTACCATTACCGTTTTTTATTAAATCTAAACAAGTTAGCAAGAATACTGGTGGTCATTTACAACTTCCAGGCATCAGTGAAGCTCAAATATCGGTATCTAGCACGCCTAAAAAACCTAATAGAAAAGCCTATTGGTTCATGTGGTTATGTTTAATTTGCGCATTAATTAGACCACAATGGCTCGGTGAGCCAATCGAGCTGCCCTCTGAAGGGCGAGATGTCATGCTGGCAGTGGACTTATCTGGCAGTATGCAGATTGAAGATATGGTGATTAATGGTAAAACAGTGGATCGACTCACCTTAATTAAACATGTTATTGGTGACTTTATTGAACGCCGTAATGGCGATCGACTCGGCCTCATTTTGTTTGCCGATCATGCATACTTACAAGCGCCGCTGACTCAAGATAGACGCTCTGTTGCACAATTCCTCGCTGACAGCGAAATTGGCCTCGTGGGCAAACAAACTGCCATTGGCGAATCAATTGCTTTAGCAGTAAGACGTTTTGATATGGTCAACGATAGTAACCGTGTGTTAATTCTCCTCACTGATGGTTCAAATAATGCTGGCAACATCGAACCTGAAGTCGCAGCGAGAATAGCGGCAAAACGAAACGTTACCATCTATACAGTCGGTGTCGGTGCTGAAGTATTAGAGCGTCGCAGCATTTTTGGCACCGAACGAGTTAATCCTTCACTTGATTTAGATGAAGAACAACTACAAAACTTAGCTGACATGACCAACGGCCACTACTTCCGCGCGAGAAATAGTGAAGAGCTGGCTCAGATTTATCAAAAAATTGATGAACTAGAACCCGTAAGCCGCGATCAACTCACCTATCGCCCTAAAAGTGAATTATTTTATTGGCCATTACTATTCGCTATTTTAATGAGTGTCGTAATAAGTATTCGCAGCCAATTCTCATTTAGCAAAATATCATCACGAGGGGGAAAATAA
- a CDS encoding VWA domain-containing protein, producing the protein MLGLLLWRSQKQNLAWQQYIAPHLAKTLITEGAQVKKQPKWGLIICWIIAVVALSGPAVNKQSLPVYSNEQGRVLIMDMSLSMYATDQKPNRLSQAKYRATDFIGSLTEGETGLIAFAGDAFTISPLTRDNATLLNLLPTLSPDIMPVRGSDLSSALALAQQLLAQGGHISGDIIVMTDGVNPRQYADAANALEGSRYRVSVMAFGTAQGAAIQLPDGQLLRNNSGDVVIDKTDFSLLEKLAKPTGGIMIPATADGRSLTQLQDWLANDGDAKATELKGEAWQDLGPYIAILLLIPVLLSFRFTLLPIMSFFTLGMMLQPAPAQANTWDDLWKTSDQQASEQFMQAQSAEDFAQAAKKFNQPQWQASAQYKAGDYENALAGFEQDSTAQGLYNQGNSLMQLNQLDEAIARYQKALTQQPDFPQAQKNLQIAEQMKQQQEQQNSNNENNDDSQSDNKSDGSDANNQQNQSNNSEQNQSDDSQSNDQSQQNSDDSASKDQSSQEQSQNEQDGQDADSSESDQAQSDNAQEQEDAQSNATEDPKQSANNDAKMEAKSPSEPEPTSEDASNESTNNASQQTSTTTEPEPTDDSPSQAQSVAASELTEEPLPADLERALRAVSEDPQVLIRNKMLLEYQKRRQSGQLPKDTQQW; encoded by the coding sequence GTGCTTGGGCTGCTCCTATGGCGTAGCCAAAAACAAAACCTAGCTTGGCAGCAATATATTGCGCCGCATTTGGCCAAAACACTGATTACAGAGGGTGCTCAGGTTAAAAAGCAGCCTAAGTGGGGATTAATTATCTGTTGGATAATTGCAGTCGTGGCACTTTCGGGGCCAGCTGTGAACAAACAGAGTTTACCTGTTTATAGTAATGAACAAGGCCGAGTATTAATCATGGATATGTCTTTATCCATGTATGCCACTGATCAAAAACCTAACCGCTTATCTCAAGCCAAATACCGTGCAACGGACTTTATTGGTAGTTTAACTGAAGGTGAAACAGGCTTAATCGCATTTGCTGGCGACGCATTTACCATTAGCCCGTTGACTCGTGATAATGCAACTTTACTCAACCTGCTACCGACACTTTCGCCAGATATCATGCCAGTGAGAGGCTCAGATTTATCTTCTGCACTCGCGTTAGCACAGCAATTACTAGCCCAGGGTGGGCATATCAGCGGCGATATTATTGTAATGACAGATGGGGTGAATCCTAGGCAATATGCCGATGCAGCTAATGCACTAGAAGGCAGTCGATATCGAGTTTCTGTGATGGCATTTGGTACTGCACAAGGTGCGGCAATTCAATTACCTGATGGTCAACTTTTACGAAATAATAGCGGTGACGTGGTTATCGACAAAACTGACTTTTCATTACTGGAAAAACTCGCTAAACCTACTGGTGGGATTATGATCCCTGCGACTGCAGATGGACGTTCGTTAACTCAGTTGCAAGATTGGTTAGCTAATGACGGCGATGCCAAAGCCACTGAGTTAAAAGGTGAAGCTTGGCAAGATTTAGGACCTTATATTGCAATATTGTTGCTTATCCCTGTGTTATTAAGCTTTAGGTTTACCCTATTACCCATTATGTCGTTTTTCACATTAGGTATGATGCTGCAACCGGCGCCAGCACAAGCTAATACTTGGGATGATTTATGGAAAACCTCAGATCAGCAAGCTAGCGAGCAATTTATGCAAGCGCAATCTGCAGAAGATTTTGCCCAAGCCGCTAAAAAGTTTAATCAGCCTCAATGGCAAGCCAGTGCCCAATATAAAGCTGGGGATTATGAAAACGCCCTCGCAGGGTTTGAGCAAGATAGCACAGCACAGGGGCTATATAATCAAGGCAATAGCCTGATGCAACTCAATCAACTAGATGAAGCTATTGCTCGCTATCAAAAAGCATTGACTCAACAACCGGACTTCCCACAAGCGCAGAAAAACCTGCAAATTGCTGAGCAAATGAAACAGCAGCAGGAGCAGCAAAATAGTAATAATGAAAATAATGATGACAGCCAGTCTGACAATAAATCAGATGGTTCTGATGCTAATAATCAACAGAATCAATCCAACAATTCTGAACAAAATCAGAGCGATGATAGTCAATCAAATGACCAATCACAGCAGAACTCAGACGACAGCGCATCAAAAGACCAGTCTTCACAAGAGCAGTCCCAAAATGAGCAAGATGGCCAAGATGCCGATTCATCTGAATCAGATCAGGCTCAATCAGACAACGCCCAAGAACAAGAAGATGCACAAAGCAATGCAACTGAGGATCCCAAGCAGTCTGCGAATAATGATGCAAAAATGGAGGCTAAATCGCCATCAGAGCCAGAACCGACTTCAGAAGATGCGTCAAATGAATCGACAAATAACGCTTCACAGCAAACGTCAACCACAACAGAACCTGAGCCTACTGATGATTCACCTAGTCAAGCTCAATCTGTTGCAGCCAGTGAGCTTACAGAAGAACCGTTACCAGCAGATTTAGAGAGAGCATTGCGTGCCGTTAGTGAAGATCCGCAAGTGCTTATCAGAAATAAAATGCTATTAGAATATCAAAAGCGTCGCCAAAGCGGCCAATTGCCTAAGGATACACAACAGTGGTAA
- a CDS encoding DUF4381 domain-containing protein gives MNSAQANPALMQLEDIVLPQQISQWPMAPGYWILAALVIGITIAMVVKLKRDKKYHAPRKAALDVLNQLDIASPQYATEVNSLLKRTAMSYFPRQDFAKLDGNHWFAWLELRLPKQHHGQIGLLLNKRYQSQGLSQAETKQLQRLAHVFLAKSARLTALNPNELPPSMIAKQNDKEDSCSQ, from the coding sequence ATGAATTCAGCTCAAGCAAATCCAGCTTTAATGCAATTAGAAGATATCGTGCTGCCTCAGCAAATTTCTCAATGGCCAATGGCGCCAGGTTATTGGATACTTGCCGCACTCGTCATCGGTATCACCATAGCAATGGTGGTTAAGCTTAAACGAGATAAAAAGTACCATGCTCCAAGAAAAGCGGCCTTAGATGTATTAAACCAATTAGATATTGCCAGCCCACAGTATGCAACTGAAGTGAATAGCCTACTTAAACGAACAGCGATGAGTTATTTCCCACGACAAGATTTTGCCAAACTTGACGGCAACCACTGGTTTGCTTGGCTAGAGCTACGCTTACCAAAACAGCATCACGGTCAAATTGGATTATTGCTCAATAAACGATACCAATCGCAAGGCTTATCCCAAGCAGAAACGAAGCAATTGCAACGGCTTGCTCATGTGTTTCTTGCCAAATCAGCCCGCTTAACAGCGCTTAACCCTAACGAATTACCGCCATCTATGATAGCAAAGCAAAATGACAAGGAGGACTCATGTTCTCAATAA